The genomic window CCGCCGGTTGCGTGGCGGACCCCACAAACAAATCGAACATCCTCGTTTCCCGCTTCACGACAGCGGGAGTCTTCGCTGACGACACCGTCTTTGACGGGACCGCGCACAACAATGATTTCCTCCTCTCCAGAAATCTCCTCACCACGGCGGGAACCTCCCTTTTCGCCATCGGTGGCGATAGCGAGAACTCCGGCGCGATTTCCGATGGATTGGTGCGTTCCTACCTGATTCCAACTCCCATCGAAAGCTGGCGCCAGACGTGGTATGGAACCCCTGCCAGCAGTGGAAACGCCAAGGATACCGCGGACCCCTATAAAACAGGAATCCAGAACCTCCACGTTTTCGCCTTTTTCGGCCCCAATCAGAATCCAGCCACCGCACGCATCGGACTGCTGCCAAAAATCCAACGCATCGGTGGAAATCTGAGCACCAGCTTCACCCAGCCCTCGGGAGTCGGCGGCATCACCTACGGCGCGGAATCCAGTACGACCTTGCTGCCCGGCAGTTGGCAGGCGGTGCCGGACACCGGCATCCCGCCCCAGCACGTTTTCAGCATTCCCGCCGGCAACAATCCCCGGCTCTTCCTGCGCTTGAAGGTGACCGATCCATGAGTTTTTGAAAGGCGGAACAATCCGGCTTGGACCGGGACGTCCCGGGAATCGAAACATGGCTATCGTCACCTGCGATCAATCCATCCCGTTCCGCCTTGCGTTGATGAGACGGAGCAGTTCCGCGGTCGCCTCCGCATCGCACAACGCCCGGTGATGGGATTCAAGGGGGATGCCGAAATGCCCTGCCAGCCGGGCGAGGCTGTAGGAAGGAAGACCTGGATAAAACCTCCGCATCGCCACAACGGTGCAAAGGGTCGGACAGCGGAAATTCTCCCCGATGCGGTGATATTCCTCCCGTAGAAAACCGTGGTCAAACCGGGCGTTGTGGGCGACGAACACCGCCTTTCCCACGAATTCCCGGAATGCTCCGGAAATTTCTGAAAATTCCGGTGCATCCGCCACCATCGCATCCGAAATCCCCGTAATGCGGGTGATTTCCCGTGGGATCCTCCTGCCGGGATTCACCAGCGTGCTGAATCGATCGATCACCCGGCCTCCGCGCACTTTCACCGCGCCGATCTCGGTCACACGGTGATGGGCCGCCCGGCCACCCGTGGTTTCCACGTCAACAACCACATATTCCTGGTCAGGGTCGGCAAACCACCGGACGCGGACAACCTCCACGGTGAATCCTTCTTTTTCCAGCACCTGCATCCGGACCAACTGGTGTCTCCGGATCTGGTCTCCCTCCGCCTTGACCTCGACGAAACGCAGGTTGCCTCCGGCGACAACCATGAGGTCCGGAAATCCGGCGTCGCCCATGGAGGGATCCACGGCCATCCGCCTCAGGATGGCTTCGATGGCTCCCGGTGGTCCATGACTGATGAGTTCCCGGATGAGGGGCAGCGTGTCCCTCCTCCATCCGAACACACCATTCGGTTTTCCCTCATGCGCTTCGATGACGCTTTCCAGATGTGGAAGCACGGAGCCGGCATGAAGCAGGGCGAGCTGCCGGTTGATGGCGGCCTCGTTCCTGGTGAAAAACGTTCCGTCGGCAAGCTGGGTCGGCCGGTGCTCGAACTCGTTGTGCTTTGTCTCGCCGTTTCCGCCTTGGAGCTGATCCCAGAACAACAGGCCGAAAAGCGAGATCCACAGCTGGTTTTCCGTCCGGAAAGCCCTTTCCCCCTCCTTCCTGAAGTGTTCCACCACGGCATCCTCGGCACTGTCGCGGAAGGCTTCATCGATTTCGATGACCGGTGCCGAGCGCAGGAGGTGGGTGAGACGGCTGAGTTTCCGCGTGCCGAATTTTCTCGCATGGAAATCTTCGGCGAAAAGCAGTTCCTCGTCCGATGACGGATTCGAGATGATCTGCTCCAAAAGCTCCTTTGCCCGTCCGGTTTCATTTTTGGAGAAGAGGATGCGG from Luteolibacter yonseiensis includes these protein-coding regions:
- a CDS encoding exonuclease domain-containing protein — protein: MPGIPVKLHPFYYLDHFEEMLSFLEKNCAALLGEGEQAFVRDFRALPPDARALVVRLANRSGSHARISNLRYNELREIPAVLALLSEAGFIRYPGGPDHTDLILTLTRSEIVNLLKPTKGLSSKPKAELLRMVFQGAEAIRLPDDMLADFVIQQRVETIGFLFFLFFGKHRKNLQPLALRDLGIMKTRTGQSSFEVRFKTREAATHGFFYARISAEIGSGEGAGLVHLAESVPDWPVCSEPAAEGVRDREICRLGARLEQAGLADDAMKAYLHATGHPARERICRILFSKNETGRAKELLEQIISNPSSDEELLFAEDFHARKFGTRKLSRLTHLLRSAPVIEIDEAFRDSAEDAVVEHFRKEGERAFRTENQLWISLFGLLFWDQLQGGNGETKHNEFEHRPTQLADGTFFTRNEAAINRQLALLHAGSVLPHLESVIEAHEGKPNGVFGWRRDTLPLIRELISHGPPGAIEAILRRMAVDPSMGDAGFPDLMVVAGGNLRFVEVKAEGDQIRRHQLVRMQVLEKEGFTVEVVRVRWFADPDQEYVVVDVETTGGRAAHHRVTEIGAVKVRGGRVIDRFSTLVNPGRRIPREITRITGISDAMVADAPEFSEISGAFREFVGKAVFVAHNARFDHGFLREEYHRIGENFRCPTLCTVVAMRRFYPGLPSYSLARLAGHFGIPLESHHRALCDAEATAELLRLINARRNGMD